The Verrucomicrobiia bacterium region TGGGTGCTGCTGCCGAAACTGGGAGCGCCTCCTGTGTTGATATCACGCTAAACGCGTTGCCGCTGCGCGCATTATGAGGCGTGCAGTGCAGGTTCGCGCGCTCCGTCGCCAAGCTGCATCGCCAGTGCAAACGGCGAGTCCATCGTCGTTATGTGGAACAAGAGCCACTGCGGCATCAATTCATTGACGACCTGCCTGCCGATGCCGGTGTCTCCGTCCATCACCTGAGCGTGGACATGATGCAGCGCTCCGAGCACGCGGGCATGCTCCTCCTGATGTGTCGGCAGGCCGGGATAGTCCAGATCGTCCATCCATACTTCTTCCTTGCGAAACAGTCGTTCCGCAGTACTCACGAATAGGCCGAATTGGGTGGGAAAGTCCCGGTCATCAGCACAGGAAAGGGC contains the following coding sequences:
- a CDS encoding hemerythrin family protein, translated to MDRLHHDMFNALDALSCADDRDFPTQFGLFVSTAERLFRKEEVWMDDLDYPGLPTHQEEHARVLGALHHVHAQVMDGDTGIGRQVVNELMPQWLLFHITTMDSPFALAMQLGDGAREPALHAS